The following proteins are encoded in a genomic region of Candidatus Eisenbacteria bacterium:
- a CDS encoding transposase, with protein sequence MLWAVVESYLTRWKVEEMIRFLKQSYHLEDIRVLTYRRLRNLVALVLAASFFAVVHLGERLQVAVLARRVLKAAKRIYGVPAFHCYALADGIAAILRRTGQGPLCQFLRRKPPPVTLQTALEGL encoded by the coding sequence ATGCTCTGGGCGGTCGTGGAGAGCTACCTGACACGCTGGAAGGTGGAGGAGATGATCCGATTCCTGAAGCAGAGCTACCACTTGGAAGACATCCGGGTGCTGACCTATCGACGCTTGCGGAATCTGGTGGCTCTGGTGCTCGCGGCGAGCTTCTTCGCGGTGGTGCATCTGGGGGAGCGCTTACAGGTGGCCGTGCTGGCGCGGCGCGTGCTGAAAGCCGCCAAGCGGATCTACGGCGTCCCGGCGTTCCACTGCTATGCGCTGGCCGATGGGATCGCGGCGATCCTGCGACGAACGGGGCAGGGACCGCTCTGCCAGTTCCTGCGAAGAAAGCCACCGCCGGTTACTCTCCAGACCGCCCTCGAAGGTCTCTGA